A stretch of the Panthera uncia isolate 11264 chromosome D1, Puncia_PCG_1.0, whole genome shotgun sequence genome encodes the following:
- the TMEM258 gene encoding transmembrane protein 258 → MELEAMSRYTSPVNPAVFPHLTVVLLAIGMFFTAWFFVYEVTSTKYTRDIYKELLISLVASLFMGFGVLFLLLWVGIYV, encoded by the exons ATG GAGCTCGAGGCCATGAGCAGATACACCAGTCCAGTGAACCCAGCTGTCTTTCCCCATCTGACCGTGGTGCTGTTGGCCATTGGCATGTTCTTTACCGCCTGGTTCTTCGT CTACGAGGTGACCTCCACCAAGTACACTCGGGATATCTACAAAGAGCTCCTCATCTCCTTGGTGGCCTCGCTTTTCATGGGCTTTGGAgttctcttcctgctgctctgGGTCGGCATCTACGTGTGA